Proteins from a single region of Lysinibacillus sp. JNUCC-52:
- a CDS encoding response regulator transcription factor: MQEPTILIVEDEADLANLLKVSLQKEGYKLIHIANSIDKAWSSFQQVKPDIVLLDVMLPDGEGYDLCRRIREVSHIPVLFLSAKNEEIDKILGLAIGGDDYITKPFSPKEVAYRVKAHLRRAGYQIQETTTTTQIKTIQVGPFVLNSDETEVHKDGTLLELTAKEIGLMACFMHNPNRILSKETLFERVWSEDFFGSDNTVMVHIRRLREKIEHDPSKPVYITTVKGLGYKLVVPKEPQT, from the coding sequence TTGCAAGAACCAACAATTTTAATTGTAGAGGATGAAGCAGATTTAGCTAATCTACTAAAGGTGAGTCTTCAAAAAGAGGGCTATAAGCTTATCCATATAGCTAACTCCATCGACAAAGCGTGGTCGAGCTTTCAACAGGTGAAACCCGATATTGTGCTACTTGACGTTATGCTTCCAGACGGTGAAGGCTATGATTTATGCCGACGTATTCGTGAAGTTTCACATATTCCAGTTCTTTTCTTGTCAGCGAAAAACGAAGAGATAGATAAAATTTTAGGGCTCGCCATTGGCGGTGACGACTATATTACTAAGCCTTTTAGTCCTAAAGAAGTTGCCTATCGAGTAAAGGCACATTTGCGCCGAGCAGGCTATCAAATACAGGAAACAACAACTACTACACAAATAAAGACGATACAGGTTGGACCATTTGTGCTTAATAGCGATGAAACAGAAGTACACAAAGATGGTACATTATTAGAATTAACAGCTAAGGAAATCGGCTTAATGGCTTGCTTTATGCATAATCCAAACCGCATTTTAAGTAAGGAAACATTATTTGAACGTGTCTGGAGTGAGGATTTTTTCGGCTCAGACAATACGGTTATGGTGCACATTCGTCGTCTTCGTGAAAAAATTGAACACGATCCTTCAAAACCTGTTTATATAACAACGGTCAAAGGGCTTGGCTATAAATTAGTCGTGCCAAAAGAGCCACAAACATGA
- a CDS encoding sensor histidine kinase, protein MRWRLTARFLLSILSIVIIVIFVNTAIFIGLMIYQQYNKFNDATADTEEIFVRGFQQYIDINNGQPSVSEEGLQQLHQRNAWIQLLDANGQVIDGYFTPPKALSHYAPVDLIQVYKYKEFDVDTTVYVGSKDNISYLIGIKGSGVSRLVVHLSGTSILQLIGKFGLLIVIADLLVATLVGWLFGRTLTKPLYAMIERIQHLKNHKHMPIKVPKGLYRPVFENLSEVSSELAAHEQERKRLELMREEWISNVSHDMKTPLASIRGYAELLNDRGLLPNEQTEYAQIIEKQSLHMQDLLDDLNLTMRLRHQQLPLALTDVNIVQFMREIVIDTLNTPPYEQANIEFDATAEVIVHSIDEHFMRRAVINFLYNAILHNPPDVCVHVLVDANTITITDNGHGISAEDLTHIFERYYRGTNTEQKQGTGLGTAIARDIIEAHGGTVSITSEEQKGTTVTIQLHKVNEK, encoded by the coding sequence ATGAGATGGCGATTAACAGCTCGTTTTTTACTATCTATATTGTCTATAGTCATTATCGTTATTTTCGTCAATACCGCCATTTTTATAGGGTTAATGATATATCAGCAATACAATAAATTTAATGATGCTACTGCAGACACAGAGGAAATCTTTGTGCGTGGATTTCAACAGTATATTGATATAAATAATGGTCAGCCTTCCGTAAGTGAAGAAGGGCTGCAACAGTTACATCAAAGAAATGCGTGGATTCAATTGCTTGATGCAAACGGACAAGTTATCGATGGCTATTTTACTCCTCCCAAGGCACTTTCCCATTATGCTCCCGTCGATTTAATTCAAGTTTATAAATATAAGGAATTCGATGTTGATACGACGGTTTATGTAGGCAGTAAAGATAATATTAGCTATTTAATTGGCATTAAAGGTAGTGGCGTATCAAGGTTAGTTGTTCATCTATCAGGTACCTCTATACTACAACTTATCGGGAAGTTTGGATTGCTTATAGTTATTGCCGATTTATTAGTCGCAACACTTGTCGGCTGGTTATTTGGTCGTACATTAACGAAGCCTCTTTACGCAATGATCGAACGCATTCAGCATTTAAAAAATCACAAACATATGCCAATCAAAGTGCCAAAAGGTCTTTATCGACCTGTATTTGAAAATTTAAGTGAAGTATCGAGTGAGCTAGCTGCACATGAGCAAGAACGCAAACGACTAGAGTTGATGCGTGAGGAGTGGATTAGCAACGTCTCTCACGATATGAAGACGCCACTAGCTTCCATACGTGGTTATGCAGAGTTACTAAATGATCGGGGCTTATTACCAAATGAGCAAACCGAATATGCACAAATTATTGAAAAGCAGTCATTGCATATGCAAGATTTACTCGATGATTTAAATTTAACAATGCGGCTAAGACATCAGCAGCTCCCACTAGCTTTGACAGACGTCAATATCGTTCAGTTTATGCGGGAAATTGTCATCGACACACTAAATACGCCACCCTATGAACAAGCAAATATCGAATTTGATGCAACAGCAGAGGTCATTGTCCATTCGATTGACGAGCATTTTATGCGGCGTGCTGTGATAAATTTTTTATATAATGCAATACTGCATAATCCTCCAGATGTATGTGTTCACGTGTTAGTAGATGCTAACACCATCACAATTACTGATAATGGTCATGGCATTAGTGCTGAAGACCTTACACATATATTTGAGCGTTACTACCGTGGAACAAATACTGAGCAAAAACAAGGGACTGGACTTGGCACTGCTATTGCACGAGATATTATTGAAGCACACGGTGGTACGGTGTCCATTACATCTGAGGAACAAAAAGGGACAACTGTCACAATTCAATTGCATAAAGTGAACGAAAAATAA
- a CDS encoding YxeA family protein produces MKKTFISIGALFILFVAGLCVLMTVDFNRLNKDTYYVHITADGEVEEFKANDGQIIQTYWYELPAFKENGEEMMLKFSAQKNLRLDAYLKLYVKKENEVTSYDEIQYDDMPAKVQAQMK; encoded by the coding sequence ATGAAAAAGACGTTTATAAGTATTGGGGCACTGTTTATCTTATTTGTAGCAGGTCTTTGCGTACTCATGACAGTAGATTTTAATCGCTTAAATAAAGACACTTACTATGTGCATATAACTGCCGATGGGGAAGTTGAAGAATTTAAGGCGAATGATGGGCAAATTATCCAAACGTATTGGTATGAGCTACCAGCCTTTAAAGAAAACGGAGAAGAAATGATGTTGAAATTTTCTGCTCAAAAAAATTTGCGACTAGATGCATATTTAAAGCTTTATGTGAAAAAAGAAAATGAAGTGACGTCTTATGATGAAATTCAATATGATGACATGCCTGCAAAAGTACAAGCGCAAATGAAATAA
- a CDS encoding ABC transporter permease, whose protein sequence is MTLFSLARKNIQRNFSNYFLYIASMVFSIVIYFTFVTLKYSDDLAGSTSMSQQIKGLMSASSIVLLFFIVIFIAYSNSFFMKKRKKEVALYSLLGVRKQKIGLMLFFENLVIGLVSLVLGIIIGFFMSKVLLTILVRLMGYQVVANLTFTPEAVLQTAGIFAVLFLFTSLQGYRVIYQFKLIDLFHAEKQGEKIPRASFLAAIMGTVLIAFGYYTASSDIFTSPIWKLFTILGTPLLVIGVTIVGTYLLFHSVSVFVLTALKKATSWSWRGLNLIGVSQLLYRIRANAKSLSIIAILSATTITAGGGVFGMYYNTEESVRQMLPNTFMWKGDAVEFDQQNVIYNETIHAKNLRVDNEFAFFEYTLLKESDYNRLATLQGKNRELHVADGSAVLLDVSYDERFSHDYTGENFKLLSGESFHIDKMYTDSVLNFIPAGTVLVVNDLAFDTTNAEGVTMQAVSMDNDLKQQSISKQIYKQLSTEQQEWFSSVPQSYEDSLGTVGSLLFVGSFLGLVFLAATGSIIYFKVLTEAEEDQAKYAVLNKIGVNSKQILKTVAGQVAVIFSAPLIVGIVHSAFALLAFSQLFNMDITKPVLLWMVAYSVIYGLYYLFTVRSFYKIVRQGN, encoded by the coding sequence ATGACGTTATTTAGTTTGGCTCGTAAAAATATTCAGCGCAATTTCTCAAATTATTTTTTATATATTGCCTCAATGGTATTTAGCATCGTGATTTACTTTACATTTGTAACGTTAAAATACAGTGACGATCTTGCAGGCTCAACGAGTATGTCACAGCAAATTAAAGGATTAATGAGTGCATCGTCAATTGTGCTACTATTTTTCATTGTAATATTTATCGCATATTCTAATTCATTTTTTATGAAGAAGCGAAAAAAAGAAGTGGCACTTTATTCACTACTAGGTGTCCGTAAACAAAAAATTGGCCTAATGCTCTTTTTTGAGAATTTAGTTATTGGGCTCGTATCATTGGTTTTAGGTATCATAATAGGCTTTTTTATGTCAAAGGTGTTATTAACAATTTTAGTGCGACTGATGGGCTATCAGGTCGTAGCTAATTTAACATTTACTCCTGAAGCTGTGCTACAGACAGCGGGAATCTTTGCAGTACTATTCTTATTTACTTCTTTACAGGGCTACCGTGTTATTTATCAATTTAAACTAATTGATTTGTTCCACGCAGAGAAGCAGGGTGAAAAAATTCCACGTGCATCATTTTTAGCCGCAATTATGGGGACAGTACTTATTGCATTTGGCTATTATACGGCCTCTTCTGATATTTTCACTAGTCCTATTTGGAAGCTGTTCACAATCCTCGGTACACCCCTTTTAGTAATCGGTGTAACAATTGTGGGGACATATCTACTATTCCATAGTGTGAGCGTTTTCGTACTGACAGCTTTGAAAAAGGCAACATCTTGGTCTTGGAGAGGCTTGAATTTAATCGGTGTTTCACAACTACTATATCGAATACGAGCAAATGCTAAATCGTTATCCATCATCGCGATTTTAAGCGCAACGACGATTACTGCTGGTGGTGGCGTATTTGGGATGTACTACAATACTGAAGAAAGCGTACGTCAAATGCTACCAAACACATTTATGTGGAAAGGTGACGCTGTTGAATTTGACCAACAGAACGTGATATACAATGAAACGATTCATGCCAAAAATTTACGTGTCGATAATGAATTTGCATTTTTTGAATATACATTATTGAAGGAATCTGATTACAATCGTTTAGCGACATTACAAGGGAAAAATCGTGAGCTGCATGTTGCAGACGGTTCAGCTGTACTACTAGACGTTAGCTATGATGAACGTTTTTCACATGACTATACAGGCGAAAACTTTAAATTGCTAAGCGGGGAATCCTTCCATATCGACAAAATGTATACAGACAGTGTGCTAAACTTTATTCCAGCGGGTACGGTGCTTGTCGTAAACGATCTTGCATTTGATACAACAAATGCAGAAGGTGTTACAATGCAGGCTGTCAGCATGGACAATGATTTAAAGCAACAAAGTATTTCTAAACAAATTTATAAGCAGCTATCTACTGAGCAGCAAGAATGGTTTTCAAGTGTGCCTCAAAGCTATGAGGATAGTCTAGGTACTGTCGGTTCATTACTATTTGTAGGAAGCTTTTTAGGGTTAGTATTTTTAGCAGCTACAGGAAGTATTATTTACTTTAAAGTGTTAACAGAAGCAGAAGAAGATCAGGCGAAGTATGCAGTATTAAATAAAATTGGTGTGAATAGTAAGCAAATATTGAAGACAGTTGCAGGGCAGGTTGCCGTTATATTTAGCGCACCGCTTATTGTTGGCATCGTGCACAGTGCTTTTGCGCTTTTAGCTTTTTCACAATTATTTAATATGGACATAACGAAGCCTGTACTATTATGGATGGTTGCATATTCAGTTATTTACGGCTTGTATTACCTCTTTACTGTACGGTCGTTTTATAAAATTGTGAGACAGGGGAATTAA
- a CDS encoding ABC transporter ATP-binding protein, which translates to MTPLLKVQNVGKTYGKGANTFTALENITFEVGQGEFVGVMGPSGAGKSTLLNVLATIDTPTTGDIVIGNTNLAHMKDTQLADFRRDNLGFIFQDYNLLDSLTVRENIVLPLAIAKVPQKEIAIRVERIAQLFGISELLDKYPYQISGGQKQRTASSRALVTSPKLIFADEPTGALDSKSATDLLESLSDLNQTHAATIMMVTHDAFAASFCQRILFIQDGKLSKEIHRSTQTRKQFFQEILQVLASVGGGVNDVI; encoded by the coding sequence ATGACGCCATTATTAAAAGTACAAAATGTAGGAAAAACATACGGCAAAGGCGCGAATACATTTACAGCGCTTGAGAATATAACATTTGAAGTAGGACAAGGAGAGTTTGTCGGTGTGATGGGGCCTTCTGGTGCAGGGAAATCGACGCTCTTAAATGTATTAGCAACAATTGATACGCCAACAACTGGCGATATTGTAATAGGAAATACAAATTTAGCACATATGAAAGATACACAGTTAGCAGATTTTCGTCGTGATAACTTAGGCTTTATCTTCCAAGATTATAATTTACTCGATTCCTTAACAGTTCGTGAAAATATTGTACTACCACTTGCCATTGCAAAGGTGCCGCAGAAGGAAATTGCTATAAGAGTAGAGCGTATCGCACAGTTGTTTGGCATTAGTGAGCTACTAGATAAATATCCTTATCAAATTTCTGGAGGTCAAAAGCAAAGAACAGCATCATCACGTGCATTAGTAACTTCGCCTAAGCTAATTTTTGCCGATGAGCCAACAGGCGCACTCGATTCAAAATCAGCAACGGATTTATTAGAAAGTTTAAGTGATTTGAATCAAACCCATGCGGCTACAATCATGATGGTCACGCATGATGCTTTTGCAGCAAGCTTCTGCCAGCGTATTCTCTTTATTCAAGACGGCAAGCTTTCCAAGGAAATTCATCGTAGTACACAGACGAGAAAGCAGTTTTTCCAGGAAATATTACAGGTGCTTGCAAGCGTCGGAGGTGGAGTAAATGACGTTATTTAG
- a CDS encoding glutathione peroxidase, with the protein MNIYDIDVALEDGTEYSLEKYKGKAMLIVNTATKCGFTPQFEELEELYKKYHDDGLVVLGFPSNQFKQEVDSAEEAASQCRLTYGVTFPMHEMVKVNGKEAHPVFNYLTTHSKGFLGSNVKWNFTKFLVDRNGEIIKRYGSADKPSSMEEDIKNVLA; encoded by the coding sequence ATGAATATTTATGATATTGATGTAGCTTTAGAGGATGGGACAGAGTATAGCTTAGAGAAGTATAAGGGCAAGGCAATGTTAATCGTCAATACCGCAACAAAATGTGGTTTTACACCACAATTTGAGGAATTAGAAGAGCTTTATAAGAAATATCATGATGATGGATTAGTTGTGCTTGGCTTCCCGTCAAATCAGTTTAAGCAGGAGGTAGACTCTGCGGAAGAAGCTGCCTCACAATGTCGTTTAACATACGGTGTAACGTTCCCAATGCATGAAATGGTGAAAGTAAATGGCAAGGAGGCACATCCTGTCTTTAACTATTTAACAACGCATTCTAAAGGTTTCCTTGGAAGTAATGTGAAATGGAATTTTACAAAGTTTTTAGTAGATCGCAATGGGGAAATTATTAAACGCTACGGCTCTGCTGATAAGCCAAGTAGTATGGAAGAGGATATTAAAAACGTACTAGCATAG
- a CDS encoding FAD-dependent oxidoreductase has protein sequence MKFVIIGGDAAGMSAAMEIYRNVPGAEITSLERGFIYSYGQCGLPYVVDGRISSSKRLIARDVETFRDKYGIDARVGHEVKQIDVENKLVKGTQFSGEPFEIAYDKLLIATGANPIIPVQKGADLAGIHKVKTIPELEDLLADLTPDIEHVTILGGGYIGLEMAETIRACNKNVRLIQRGNQVANILDEELAKHVHEEAKKQGIELLLNTTAEAFEGTSRVERIITDKGALATDLVIVASGIKPNTQFLEGTNISLAKNGAIIVNRHLETSVEDVYAAGDCATHFHIVKERLDYVPLGTTANKQGRLAGLNMSGKFAPFRGIVGTSILKFFDLTIATTGINERTAKDLGFEYEAYKISARHIAGYYPGAQRMFIKIVVRKRDQQLLGAQIVGPAGVDKRIDVFATALFNKMTLPDLLDLDLAYAPPFNGVWDPLQQAARVNARI, from the coding sequence ATGAAATTCGTAATTATTGGGGGAGATGCGGCAGGAATGTCTGCCGCTATGGAGATTTATCGAAATGTACCAGGGGCGGAAATTACCTCTTTAGAGCGAGGTTTTATCTATTCATATGGACAATGTGGTTTACCTTATGTAGTAGATGGGCGGATTTCATCATCAAAGCGTCTTATTGCAAGGGATGTGGAAACATTCCGAGATAAATACGGTATTGATGCGCGAGTGGGGCATGAGGTCAAGCAGATCGATGTGGAGAACAAGCTTGTTAAAGGCACACAATTTTCAGGTGAGCCATTTGAGATTGCATACGATAAGCTTCTTATCGCTACAGGAGCTAATCCAATCATCCCTGTACAAAAGGGTGCTGACTTAGCAGGTATTCATAAAGTTAAAACTATCCCTGAATTAGAGGATTTACTTGCAGATTTAACGCCAGATATTGAGCATGTGACCATTCTTGGTGGGGGCTATATTGGGCTTGAAATGGCGGAAACAATTCGGGCATGTAATAAGAACGTGCGACTTATTCAGCGAGGCAATCAGGTCGCTAATATTTTAGATGAAGAGCTAGCTAAGCATGTCCATGAAGAGGCAAAAAAGCAAGGTATTGAGCTACTATTAAATACTACTGCCGAAGCGTTTGAGGGCACATCACGTGTGGAACGAATCATAACAGATAAAGGTGCGTTAGCTACTGATTTAGTTATTGTCGCTTCGGGTATTAAACCAAATACACAATTTTTAGAGGGGACAAATATTAGTCTAGCTAAAAATGGTGCAATCATCGTTAATCGTCATTTGGAGACGTCAGTTGAAGATGTATATGCGGCTGGGGATTGTGCAACTCATTTTCATATCGTTAAAGAACGTTTAGATTATGTACCATTAGGAACGACGGCAAATAAGCAAGGGCGCTTAGCTGGGCTTAATATGTCTGGCAAATTTGCACCGTTTCGTGGTATTGTCGGCACCTCAATACTGAAATTTTTCGATTTAACAATTGCGACGACAGGTATTAATGAACGTACGGCAAAGGACCTTGGATTTGAGTATGAGGCATATAAAATCTCTGCACGGCATATTGCAGGATATTACCCAGGAGCTCAACGGATGTTTATTAAAATTGTTGTGCGGAAGAGAGATCAGCAACTTTTAGGGGCACAAATTGTTGGACCTGCTGGTGTTGATAAACGCATCGATGTCTTTGCTACAGCTCTATTCAATAAAATGACATTACCTGATTTACTCGATTTAGATTTAGCCTATGCGCCTCCTTTTAATGGCGTTTGGGATCCGTTACAGCAAGCGGCAAGAGTGAATGCACGTATATAA
- a CDS encoding DUF6509 family protein, with the protein MDITQFSVEEILDPTNIIEGKRYEFILDVDIDEEDELYHEAGIEIRVLIGEKEGAPFILNYFIMEKAKGEYLDFALEDDELEEILTFCKEEIAKA; encoded by the coding sequence ATGGATATTACACAATTTTCGGTGGAAGAAATTTTAGATCCGACGAATATTATTGAAGGTAAGCGCTATGAGTTTATTTTAGATGTAGATATTGATGAAGAGGATGAGCTGTACCATGAAGCGGGTATTGAAATCCGTGTTTTAATTGGCGAAAAAGAAGGTGCACCATTTATTTTAAATTACTTCATTATGGAAAAGGCAAAGGGAGAGTATTTAGACTTTGCGCTTGAAGATGATGAGTTAGAAGAGATTTTAACTTTCTGCAAAGAAGAAATAGCAAAAGCATAA
- a CDS encoding alanyl-tRNA editing protein, producing the protein MKELLYYQDAMQREFTATVVRTGIEDDGRQYVVLSNTAFYPTGGGQPYDTGTLNNTNVIDVEKINEEIRHYIEGDASTLSGEVHGTLNWQRRFDHMQQHAGQHILTAAFVELFDAQTVSFHLGSEQVTIDIAVDSLSKEQLAAAEARANDIILENRPIETKWITEQELSNYNLRKEVAVTGEIRLVIIPDFDYNGCGGTHPTSTGQVSAIKILGTEKMKGNVRVSFVCGQRVLAELAMRKTVLADVAKQLSVPEVEAATALAKLLATQKATEKALVAAKEELLTFEANALASSDNNIITAAFNNRSIQELQKLARFIVAERSDAIALLVSENEDKLQFVSTRGAHVQTSMKELAAKVLPLINGKGGGSDQMVQGGGERIIAREQLLTAMQEALN; encoded by the coding sequence ATGAAAGAGCTACTATATTATCAAGATGCTATGCAACGGGAATTTACTGCAACAGTTGTACGAACTGGCATAGAGGATGATGGACGCCAGTACGTTGTGCTTTCTAACACGGCCTTTTATCCAACAGGTGGCGGTCAGCCGTATGATACAGGAACATTAAACAACACGAACGTAATCGATGTTGAAAAAATCAATGAAGAAATCCGTCATTATATAGAGGGCGATGCCTCCACTTTATCTGGTGAAGTGCATGGTACATTGAACTGGCAACGCAGATTCGACCATATGCAACAGCACGCAGGACAGCACATCTTAACCGCCGCTTTTGTCGAACTTTTTGATGCACAAACAGTAAGCTTTCACCTCGGTAGTGAGCAGGTGACGATTGATATTGCTGTCGACAGCCTATCAAAAGAGCAGCTCGCGGCAGCTGAGGCTCGAGCTAATGACATTATTTTAGAAAACCGTCCAATTGAGACAAAATGGATTACAGAGCAAGAACTTAGTAATTACAATCTACGTAAAGAGGTAGCAGTGACAGGTGAAATTCGGTTAGTCATTATTCCTGACTTTGACTACAATGGCTGTGGAGGTACGCACCCAACATCAACAGGACAAGTTAGCGCTATTAAAATTTTAGGCACTGAAAAAATGAAGGGCAATGTACGTGTGTCGTTTGTATGTGGTCAACGCGTTTTAGCAGAGCTAGCTATGAGAAAAACTGTACTTGCTGATGTTGCAAAACAATTAAGTGTACCTGAAGTCGAAGCAGCTACAGCACTTGCAAAGCTATTAGCAACACAAAAAGCGACGGAAAAGGCACTCGTAGCAGCAAAAGAGGAATTGCTTACCTTTGAAGCAAATGCCTTGGCATCTAGTGATAACAATATAATTACCGCTGCATTTAATAATCGTTCGATACAAGAACTTCAAAAATTGGCTCGTTTTATCGTGGCTGAACGTTCCGATGCCATCGCATTACTCGTTTCAGAAAATGAAGACAAGCTACAATTTGTGTCGACGCGTGGCGCCCATGTACAAACAAGTATGAAAGAGCTTGCCGCGAAAGTTTTACCACTTATTAATGGTAAAGGTGGCGGCAGTGATCAAATGGTACAAGGCGGCGGCGAGCGAATCATCGCCCGTGAGCAACTGCTCACTGCTATGCAAGAAGCGTTGAATTAG